The following are encoded together in the Pseudovibrio sp. M1P-2-3 genome:
- a CDS encoding radical SAM protein, producing the protein MSAESIFAPKFDHLVYIRVFEGCNLHCLHCFIPSNPKRMTFVQIEEAGEHINRLAKSGQKVLIQWHGGEPTLLGVEYLSKSIDILSKTVRADVELLHGIQTNLMTYNRDWSQLYHTHFNSSIGVSWDPVIRLLPGAKLESNVQYEARFWNNWDRMLSDGIKPYLVMTATRQFFDSYPNPIHLLNELSQRGVKHGHIERLTQTGYADKNWDYIGVDNLYYSKKMASLLTAYLAWNKDRSQGDKLYLSPFDGLLASVDTLKDQNKVGYGCWSGKCDSRFHTIDAEGYKFGCTALTSGPEGGSSLSPKVLESRRFERRAALCHSCEYRVICSSGCLALSYVDDSGECSGSKTLFNRAEMLLRIRNG; encoded by the coding sequence ATGAGTGCAGAAAGTATATTTGCCCCGAAGTTTGATCACTTAGTTTATATACGAGTATTTGAAGGATGCAATCTTCACTGTTTGCATTGCTTTATACCCTCGAACCCAAAGAGGATGACGTTTGTCCAAATTGAGGAAGCTGGTGAACATATAAATAGATTAGCTAAGTCTGGACAAAAGGTTCTCATTCAATGGCATGGCGGAGAACCGACCCTACTAGGTGTAGAATATTTAAGTAAATCTATTGACATATTGAGCAAGACTGTCAGGGCTGATGTGGAGTTGCTACATGGTATCCAAACGAACCTCATGACATATAATCGCGACTGGTCCCAATTATACCATACTCATTTTAATTCTAGTATTGGTGTTTCTTGGGACCCAGTTATTAGGTTACTGCCGGGAGCTAAGTTAGAGTCTAATGTCCAGTATGAGGCTCGGTTTTGGAACAACTGGGACCGCATGCTATCTGATGGTATAAAACCATATCTTGTTATGACCGCAACAAGACAGTTTTTTGATTCATACCCTAACCCAATCCATTTATTGAACGAGTTGTCACAAAGAGGTGTTAAACATGGCCACATCGAGCGACTAACTCAAACAGGGTATGCTGATAAAAACTGGGACTACATTGGCGTCGACAATTTATACTATTCGAAAAAAATGGCTTCACTGCTTACTGCTTATTTGGCTTGGAATAAAGATCGGTCGCAAGGGGACAAATTATATTTGAGCCCGTTTGATGGATTGTTGGCATCCGTTGATACACTTAAGGATCAAAATAAGGTCGGGTATGGTTGTTGGTCAGGAAAATGCGATAGTAGGTTCCATACAATTGATGCTGAAGGTTACAAATTTGGCTGTACTGCATTAACCTCCGGGCCTGAAGGCGGATCCTCACTAAGTCCTAAAGTACTAGAATCAAGGCGATTTGAAAGGCGAGCTGCTCTTTGTCATTCTTGTGAATATAGGGTAATTTGCTCTTCTGGTTGCCTCGCATTATCCTATGTCGATGATTCTGGTGAATGCTCGGGCAGTAAGACACTTTTCAATAGGGCTGAAATGTTATTAAGGATAAGAAATGGATAA
- a CDS encoding radical SAM protein has translation MGINVVIIKPTKFCNAQCTYCSAPPEANGAPKWSQDRFRRYFDKLAPHLNEKALLLFHGGEPMLMGPDFYWKAWEYVRITHPNLHFSMQTNILGYESSRWKDLLKGPFKSSVSTSYDPDGINRTYKGSGELYGRIFWKRLDSMLADGFHPKVIGTYTNDTIATSHEMYDTAKSYDNQTFDIRVNYRYPAGRDHGSGEMLSPDLYGKVLIELYDRWIADMPSFDVTPVDEMFKAVVGLETARCPWTRTCGGRFLGVEPNGDVYNCSEFADLGDTDYCFGNLETDSVDQMLMSGPAKLMRLRRIKLPVDCTTCSHFKECGGGCMRDAVLYGRGLGGKFYYCWSWKQVFAHIKNSILDGRADAMIGRYQLSPATVKSRVGMDWAV, from the coding sequence TGTAATGCCCAATGTACATACTGCTCTGCCCCTCCGGAAGCAAATGGGGCCCCTAAATGGTCTCAGGACCGATTTCGAAGGTACTTTGATAAGCTGGCTCCCCACTTAAACGAGAAAGCCCTACTATTGTTTCATGGTGGTGAACCTATGTTAATGGGGCCTGACTTTTATTGGAAAGCTTGGGAATATGTGAGGATCACGCATCCAAATTTACATTTTTCGATGCAAACGAACATTCTAGGATATGAAAGCTCTAGGTGGAAAGACCTTCTTAAAGGGCCGTTTAAAAGTTCGGTTTCAACCAGTTATGATCCTGATGGGATTAATCGTACTTATAAGGGATCCGGTGAGCTTTACGGGCGAATTTTTTGGAAGCGTCTTGATAGTATGCTTGCTGATGGTTTTCATCCTAAGGTGATCGGAACATACACAAATGACACTATAGCTACATCTCATGAAATGTATGATACTGCAAAGTCCTATGACAATCAGACATTTGATATCCGCGTTAACTACCGGTACCCGGCTGGGCGAGACCATGGTAGTGGGGAGATGCTATCACCTGATTTATATGGGAAAGTCTTGATTGAGTTATATGATCGCTGGATAGCAGATATGCCCAGTTTTGATGTGACACCTGTCGATGAGATGTTTAAAGCAGTTGTTGGCTTAGAGACAGCGCGTTGCCCATGGACAAGAACTTGTGGTGGACGTTTTCTTGGTGTTGAGCCAAATGGAGATGTCTATAATTGTTCCGAATTTGCCGATCTAGGGGACACTGACTACTGTTTTGGTAACCTTGAGACGGATTCTGTCGATCAGATGCTCATGAGTGGTCCTGCTAAACTTATGCGCTTACGACGAATAAAACTTCCTGTCGATTGTACTACCTGTTCACACTTTAAGGAATGTGGAGGAGGTTGTATGCGTGACGCAGTTTTGTATGGACGAGGCCTTGGGGGGAAATTTTATTACTGTTGGAGCTGGAAGCAGGTGTTTGCTCACATAAAGAATTCCATCCTGGATGGGAGGGCTGATGCTATGATTGGACGGTACCAACTTAGTCCAGCAACAGTCAAAAGTCGTGTAGGAATGGATTGGGCGGTATAA
- a CDS encoding radical SAM/SPASM domain-containing protein: protein MLTIYLKPTNRCTVGCSHCYLPESIRQSKHVMTERKLHEVGKFLAQMHEKMNSRPIHILWHGGEPLTLRPDYFLKATRILGEYIPKFTQSIQTSLIPLRSDHLPVIKELFDNQIGTSVDFGSRKLKGSVNTYIELWLKKVQLARSSGIGITPIMVPTCSDINRTHQIVDFMEENNFSRFSIERYNDYGQHIGSCDRPNNRQHAEFLNDLFDSVMVKMRKAGKAPAVNVTRAALAGMLHGVNGDRWGGDCQTSFVVIEPDGGLNSCPDRSSFEPPFSNVSDGYMTFVGSSLRRKWIRYHNVGHNNAHCSQCSYSEFCKSGCPITPNVPENDGYECSGYHSHLRHVSSWLLESADNKKLAIQYLTQIREGIDA, encoded by the coding sequence ATGCTTACAATATACCTAAAACCGACCAATAGGTGTACGGTAGGCTGTAGTCATTGTTATTTGCCAGAAAGCATTAGGCAGAGTAAACATGTGATGACGGAACGGAAGCTCCACGAAGTTGGGAAATTCCTGGCCCAAATGCATGAGAAAATGAATTCAAGACCTATTCATATCCTATGGCATGGTGGTGAACCCCTTACACTTAGACCAGATTACTTTTTGAAGGCAACTAGGATACTTGGAGAGTATATTCCCAAGTTTACCCAATCTATTCAAACATCTCTAATACCCTTACGCTCCGACCACCTGCCGGTGATTAAAGAGTTATTTGATAATCAAATTGGAACATCGGTTGATTTTGGTTCACGTAAACTAAAGGGCTCAGTGAACACATATATAGAGTTGTGGCTCAAAAAGGTTCAGCTAGCACGTTCGTCTGGAATTGGAATAACTCCGATTATGGTTCCGACATGTTCTGATATTAATAGAACGCATCAGATCGTTGACTTTATGGAAGAAAATAATTTTTCGCGTTTTAGCATAGAGCGTTACAATGACTATGGGCAACATATTGGATCCTGTGATCGTCCCAATAATCGTCAACATGCTGAATTTCTAAACGACCTGTTTGATAGTGTAATGGTCAAGATGAGGAAGGCTGGTAAGGCTCCAGCAGTTAACGTTACACGTGCAGCACTTGCAGGTATGCTTCACGGGGTTAATGGAGATCGCTGGGGAGGAGATTGCCAAACAAGCTTTGTTGTTATTGAGCCTGATGGTGGGTTAAACAGTTGCCCAGATCGAAGTTCATTTGAACCTCCATTTAGTAATGTATCTGATGGTTACATGACATTTGTTGGTTCTTCCCTTCGGCGGAAATGGATACGCTATCATAATGTTGGCCACAACAATGCCCATTGCTCACAGTGTAGCTATAGTGAGTTTTGTAAGTCTGGATGTCCTATTACCCCAAATGTACCAGAGAATGATGGCTATGAGTGTTCAGGATACCATTCACATCTCCGGCATGTGAGCTCATGGTTGTTAGAAAGCGCTGATAATAAAAAACTTGCCATTCAATATCTAACACAAATTCGAGAGGGTATTGATGCATGA